A genome region from Deinococcus depolymerans includes the following:
- a CDS encoding DUF4259 domain-containing protein, translating into MSAWGVGPFQNEAAAAYAAEIVQDGAYALAEAFDVAVDPDNDYLEAEEGHRAVAAAETLAAVLTGDTSALTDAALRAWVQNADAAELTHLRPHAMEALERVLGPGSELPDLWEDSEDADAWREDIQRLRAALS; encoded by the coding sequence ATGAGCGCCTGGGGCGTCGGCCCCTTCCAGAACGAGGCCGCCGCTGCGTACGCCGCCGAGATCGTGCAGGACGGCGCGTACGCCCTGGCGGAAGCCTTCGACGTGGCGGTGGACCCCGACAACGACTACCTCGAAGCCGAGGAAGGCCACCGCGCCGTCGCCGCCGCCGAGACGCTCGCCGCCGTCCTGACCGGCGACACCAGCGCCCTGACCGACGCCGCCCTGCGCGCCTGGGTGCAGAACGCGGACGCCGCCGAACTGACCCACCTGCGCCCGCACGCCATGGAAGCCCTGGAACGCGTCCTCGGCCCCGGCAGCGAACTCCCGGACCTCTGGGAGGACAGCGAGGACGCCGACGCGTGGCGCGAGGACATTCAGCGCCTCCGCGCCGCCCTGAGCTGA
- a CDS encoding M55 family metallopeptidase, translating to MSDQHSGTGARSVVISVDMEGVTGVSSWVQVSPPEFGGLVSGSEYERARERMTLEAAAAAQGALDAGATDVLVNDSHDTMRNLIPELLPDGVRFTSGNDKPLSMVQGVQEAGVLGLLFVGYHARAGSVRGPLAHTWNGFIRDVRVNGASTGEYGLNALLAGHYGVPVLFACGDDVAMAEITAELGEGVVTVPVKEGLSSFAATHLHPREAQRRIRDGAFRAVQQALHSPPRPYGTRFPAAAQLSFDHQARADACERVPGITRIDAVTVGWESSNAFHLFQTFRMLASVADVRLNA from the coding sequence ATGAGTGACCAGCACAGCGGCACAGGAGCGCGCAGCGTCGTGATCAGCGTGGACATGGAGGGCGTGACCGGCGTTTCCAGCTGGGTGCAGGTCAGCCCACCCGAGTTCGGTGGGCTGGTGAGCGGCAGCGAATACGAGCGGGCGCGCGAACGCATGACACTGGAAGCCGCCGCCGCCGCGCAGGGCGCACTGGACGCCGGGGCGACCGACGTGCTCGTGAACGACAGCCACGACACCATGCGGAACCTGATCCCGGAACTGCTCCCGGACGGCGTGCGCTTTACCAGCGGGAACGACAAGCCGCTGAGCATGGTGCAGGGCGTGCAGGAGGCCGGGGTGCTGGGCCTGCTGTTCGTGGGCTACCACGCGCGGGCCGGAAGCGTGCGCGGGCCGCTGGCGCACACCTGGAACGGCTTCATCCGGGACGTGCGCGTGAACGGCGCGAGCACCGGCGAGTACGGCCTGAACGCCCTGCTGGCCGGGCATTACGGCGTGCCCGTGCTGTTCGCCTGCGGCGACGACGTGGCCATGGCAGAAATCACCGCCGAACTGGGCGAGGGTGTGGTCACGGTCCCGGTCAAGGAGGGCCTGAGCAGTTTCGCGGCCACGCACCTGCACCCGCGCGAGGCGCAGCGCCGCATCCGCGACGGCGCGTTCCGGGCCGTGCAGCAGGCGCTGCACTCGCCGCCCAGGCCGTACGGCACGCGCTTCCCGGCGGCCGCGCAGCTGAGCTTCGATCATCAGGCCCGCGCGGACGCCTGCGAGCGCGTGCCCGGCATCACCCGCATCGACGCCGTGACGGTCGGCTGGGAGAGCAGCAACGCCTTCCACCTGTTCCAGACGTTCCGGATGCTGGCCAGCGTGGCCGACGTGCGCCTGAACGCCTGA
- the map gene encoding type I methionyl aminopeptidase yields the protein MSRVSLKSAREIEAMRRAGALVAETFRVLEPHVKPGVTLKELDTLAEEHIRRAGATPAYLGYGPKNNPFPGTICASVNEVICHGIPDGRELKEGDVVGVDIGVLMNGVYGDACYTYTVGQVSADVQGLVDTTRECLKAGLDVIRPNARTGDIGHAIQTLAEARGYSVVREYTGHGIGKRLHEEPTIYHWGARYTGLKLQPGMVFTVEPMINLGRPETRLQADGWTVTTADGQPSAQFEHTLVVTAKGFEILTV from the coding sequence ATGAGCCGCGTTTCCCTGAAATCCGCCCGAGAGATCGAAGCCATGCGCCGCGCCGGGGCGCTCGTCGCGGAGACGTTCCGTGTGCTGGAGCCGCACGTGAAACCCGGCGTCACCCTGAAAGAACTCGACACCCTGGCCGAGGAACACATCCGCCGCGCCGGAGCCACGCCCGCCTACCTGGGGTACGGCCCGAAGAACAACCCCTTCCCCGGCACCATCTGCGCCAGCGTGAACGAGGTCATCTGCCACGGCATCCCCGACGGCCGCGAACTGAAGGAAGGCGACGTGGTCGGCGTGGACATCGGCGTGCTGATGAACGGCGTGTACGGCGACGCCTGCTACACCTACACGGTCGGGCAGGTCAGCGCCGACGTGCAGGGCCTCGTGGACACCACCCGCGAGTGCCTGAAAGCGGGTCTGGACGTCATCCGCCCGAACGCCCGTACCGGCGACATCGGGCACGCCATCCAGACCCTCGCCGAGGCGCGCGGGTACAGCGTGGTCCGCGAGTACACCGGGCACGGCATCGGCAAGCGCCTGCACGAGGAACCCACCATCTACCACTGGGGCGCACGCTACACCGGCCTGAAACTCCAGCCCGGCATGGTGTTCACGGTGGAACCCATGATCAACCTGGGCCGCCCCGAAACGCGCCTGCAGGCCGACGGCTGGACCGTCACCACCGCCGACGGGCAACCCAGCGCGCAGTTCGAGCACACCCTGGTCGTCACGGCCAAGGGCTTCGAGATCCTGACCGTCTGA
- a CDS encoding pentapeptide repeat-containing protein: MPPVHASSVRPAPPRFPRGGVRASGPEQIEDEATLRGVLFEGDWPALAALHSVTFAGCVFRRVNLTGSVWERVRLLDVRFEDCDLSGARWTDVSLERAEVTGSRLLGLQAAGVRLRHVRLTRVHAPLSVWQRADAGHLHLNGCDLSEASFMEAKLPGAVLRDCRLHRTDLRGAQLDGADLRGSALGGLRAGAADLQGVTVEAAQVLDLAHLLGVQVEELPGEA, translated from the coding sequence ATGCCTCCAGTCCACGCTTCCTCTGTTCGTCCCGCACCCCCGAGGTTCCCGCGTGGCGGCGTCCGCGCGTCCGGCCCCGAACAGATCGAAGACGAGGCGACCCTGCGTGGCGTGCTGTTCGAGGGGGACTGGCCTGCCCTGGCCGCGCTGCACAGCGTGACCTTCGCCGGGTGCGTGTTCCGGCGCGTGAACCTGACCGGCAGCGTCTGGGAGCGCGTGCGCCTGCTGGACGTGCGCTTCGAGGACTGCGACCTCAGCGGCGCGCGCTGGACGGACGTGAGCCTGGAGCGTGCCGAGGTCACGGGCTCGCGCCTGCTGGGCCTCCAGGCGGCTGGCGTGCGGCTGCGACACGTGCGCCTGACCCGCGTCCACGCCCCCCTGAGTGTCTGGCAGCGGGCCGACGCTGGCCACCTGCACCTGAACGGCTGCGACCTCAGCGAGGCCAGTTTCATGGAAGCGAAGTTGCCCGGCGCGGTCCTGCGGGACTGCCGCCTGCACCGCACGGACCTGCGCGGCGCCCAGCTGGACGGCGCGGATCTGCGCGGCAGCGCCCTGGGTGGCCTGCGTGCCGGGGCCGCCGACCTTCAGGGCGTCACCGTGGAGGCCGCGCAGGTACTCGACCTCGCTCACCTGCTGGGTGTGCAGGTCGAGGAACTGCCCGGCGAGGCGTAG
- a CDS encoding N-acetylmuramoyl-L-alanine amidase codes for MNSFNRRDVLRLGLLASASAALAGCGVPLTRVPEQLNALAVAAPGISTCAAWLAQPASSPIVMLAARPTRILVHHTASANTSDLSQAQAFSLARTIQQSHFSRGWIDTGQQFTVSRGGYVLEGRHRSLEAAQGGTGHVQGAHCDGQNDVAVGIENEGTYMTVSPPAGQYGALVSLCAWLCQQYGIPATELYGHRDFNATDCPGDVLYAKLPQLRSDVAARLGVQLRIWPTTRTGMTGERVRSAQRLLLAAGQTVSDDGSYGSGTASAVSAFQGGVGLTPDGLIGSATWERLIRTVRRGDSGPAVKAAQGQLAARGYAVTVDGAFGPATESAVKSFQTGKALTADGIVGPNTWLALES; via the coding sequence ATGAACAGCTTCAACCGACGCGACGTGCTGCGCCTGGGTCTGCTGGCGAGCGCCAGTGCCGCCCTGGCGGGTTGCGGCGTTCCCCTGACGCGCGTGCCCGAGCAGCTGAATGCGCTGGCGGTGGCCGCACCGGGCATCTCGACCTGCGCGGCGTGGCTGGCGCAGCCCGCCAGCTCTCCCATCGTGATGCTCGCGGCGCGGCCCACCCGCATCCTGGTGCACCACACGGCCAGCGCGAACACCTCGGACCTGTCGCAGGCGCAGGCGTTCAGTCTGGCCCGCACGATCCAGCAGAGTCACTTCTCACGCGGGTGGATCGACACGGGCCAGCAGTTCACGGTCAGCCGGGGCGGGTACGTCCTGGAAGGCCGGCACCGCAGCCTGGAGGCCGCGCAGGGCGGGACTGGGCACGTCCAGGGCGCGCACTGCGACGGGCAGAACGACGTGGCGGTCGGCATCGAGAACGAGGGCACGTACATGACCGTCTCGCCGCCCGCCGGGCAGTACGGCGCTCTGGTCAGCCTGTGCGCGTGGCTGTGCCAGCAGTACGGGATTCCCGCCACGGAACTGTACGGGCACCGGGACTTCAACGCCACGGACTGCCCCGGCGACGTGCTGTACGCGAAGCTGCCACAGCTGCGCTCGGACGTGGCCGCGCGGCTGGGCGTGCAGCTGCGCATCTGGCCCACCACACGGACCGGCATGACGGGCGAGAGGGTGCGCAGCGCGCAGCGGCTCCTGCTCGCCGCCGGGCAGACAGTCAGCGACGACGGCAGTTACGGCAGCGGCACCGCCAGCGCGGTCAGCGCCTTCCAGGGGGGCGTGGGCCTCACGCCCGACGGTCTGATCGGCTCGGCCACCTGGGAACGCCTGATCCGCACGGTCCGGCGCGGTGACAGCGGCCCGGCGGTGAAGGCCGCGCAGGGACAGCTCGCGGCGCGCGGGTACGCGGTCACGGTGGACGGCGCGTTCGGACCCGCCACCGAGAGTGCGGTGAAGTCCTTCCAGACGGGCAAAGCCCTGACGGCGGACGGAATCGTCGGGCCGAACACTTGGCTGGCGCTGGAAAGCTGA
- a CDS encoding peptidoglycan-binding protein: protein MSVRVPLLLTLLLSSCAAPPAPPTALSSAPALGVQSVLTWQALRQGDSGRDVVTLQYLLRHRGYTLSVDGAFGAGTDSAVRAFQGSNGLTVDGIVGGNTWEKLIVTVRQGDSSNAVRAVQDQLRSGYGYTAVTVDGAFGSGTNTAVRDFQGKRGLSADGVVGLNTWHALVTGASTGGSSTTASLAQGLLNTSRVTLGTGSSTTGGSPRQNMQDTAAGRAATRGCASNANCGLTVYLKKSMLQGMSDLSRSNSFYVTSIAGGVHSTYSDHYAGLAFDIGTWNGVSLGSPNSSHTAARNACIAAGSDPGQTFDAYHDPTGGHSNHVHCAWN from the coding sequence ATGAGCGTTCGTGTTCCGCTGCTGCTGACCCTGCTGCTGTCCAGTTGCGCCGCGCCTCCAGCGCCGCCGACGGCCCTCTCCTCCGCCCCCGCGCTGGGCGTGCAGTCCGTGCTGACCTGGCAGGCGCTGCGTCAGGGCGACAGTGGCCGCGACGTGGTCACGCTGCAGTACCTGCTGCGCCACCGCGGGTACACCCTGAGCGTGGACGGGGCGTTCGGCGCCGGGACGGACAGCGCCGTGCGGGCCTTCCAGGGTTCAAACGGCCTGACGGTGGACGGCATCGTGGGTGGCAACACCTGGGAGAAACTGATCGTCACCGTGCGCCAGGGGGACAGCAGCAACGCCGTGCGGGCCGTGCAGGACCAGCTGCGCAGCGGGTACGGGTACACGGCCGTGACCGTGGACGGCGCGTTCGGGTCCGGCACGAACACGGCCGTGCGGGACTTCCAGGGCAAGCGCGGCCTGAGCGCCGACGGCGTGGTGGGCCTGAACACCTGGCACGCCCTGGTGACCGGGGCCAGCACCGGCGGGTCGAGCACGACGGCCAGCCTCGCGCAGGGTCTGCTGAACACCAGCCGCGTCACGCTGGGCACGGGCAGCAGCACCACCGGCGGCAGTCCCCGGCAGAACATGCAGGACACCGCCGCCGGGCGGGCCGCCACGCGCGGCTGCGCCAGCAACGCCAACTGCGGCCTGACCGTGTACCTGAAAAAGAGCATGCTGCAGGGCATGTCTGACCTGTCGCGCAGCAACAGCTTCTACGTGACCTCGATTGCGGGCGGCGTGCACTCCACGTACTCGGACCACTACGCGGGGCTGGCGTTCGACATCGGCACCTGGAACGGCGTGAGTCTCGGCAGCCCGAACAGCTCGCACACGGCGGCGCGCAACGCCTGCATCGCGGCCGGCAGCGACCCGGGGCAGACCTTCGACGCGTACCACGATCCGACCGGCGGGCACAGCAACCACGTGCACTGCGCGTGGAACTGA
- a CDS encoding ABC transporter ATP-binding protein — MSVRGVRKSFRLAGGAETRVLDDIDLDIRRGEFFSLLGPSGCGKTTLLRILAGFESPDAGAVLIGGQDMTGVPPHRRDVNTVFQSYALFPHLTVQDNVAFGLKMKGVPAAQIRERVMTALERVRIADFAARRPDQLSGGQRQRVALARAIVNEPQVLLLDEPLSALDLKLRKELQVELANLQESLGMTFVFVTHDQEEALVMSDRIAVMNRGRVEQLGRAEELYERPRTAFVANFLGSSNLIPGTVLSVDGPEATVQTEHGPLRTTHGAGLRPGQSVTLSVRPEKLRMERDDETEGNEIRARVDDIVYTGAENQYLLQAGGQQLVAFQLNADIGADEDFDYDEQVALYLPPDNLVVLEEA, encoded by the coding sequence GTGAGCGTGCGCGGCGTGCGCAAGAGCTTCCGCTTGGCGGGCGGCGCGGAGACGCGCGTGCTGGACGACATCGACCTGGATATCCGCCGCGGCGAGTTCTTCAGCCTGCTGGGCCCCAGCGGGTGCGGGAAGACGACGCTGCTGCGCATCCTGGCGGGCTTCGAGAGTCCGGACGCGGGCGCGGTCCTGATCGGCGGGCAGGACATGACGGGCGTGCCGCCGCACCGGCGGGACGTGAACACGGTGTTCCAGAGCTACGCGCTGTTCCCGCACCTGACCGTGCAGGACAACGTGGCGTTCGGGTTGAAGATGAAGGGCGTGCCCGCCGCGCAGATCCGGGAGCGGGTCATGACGGCCCTGGAGCGGGTGCGCATCGCGGACTTCGCCGCGCGCCGCCCCGATCAGCTGTCCGGCGGGCAGCGGCAGCGGGTCGCGCTGGCCCGCGCCATCGTGAACGAACCGCAGGTACTGCTGCTGGACGAACCGCTCTCCGCGCTGGACCTGAAGCTCCGCAAGGAACTGCAGGTGGAACTCGCCAACCTTCAGGAGAGCCTGGGCATGACCTTCGTGTTCGTCACGCACGACCAGGAGGAGGCGCTGGTCATGAGTGACCGCATCGCCGTGATGAACCGGGGCCGCGTGGAACAGCTGGGCCGCGCCGAGGAACTGTACGAGCGGCCAAGGACGGCGTTCGTGGCGAACTTCCTGGGCAGCAGCAACCTCATTCCCGGCACCGTCCTGAGCGTGGACGGCCCCGAGGCGACCGTGCAGACCGAGCACGGCCCGCTGCGCACCACGCACGGCGCGGGCCTGCGCCCCGGCCAGAGCGTCACGCTGTCCGTCCGCCCCGAGAAACTGAGGATGGAACGCGATGACGAGACCGAAGGCAACGAGATCCGCGCCCGCGTGGACGACATCGTGTACACCGGCGCGGAGAACCAGTACCTCCTCCAGGCGGGCGGGCAGCAGCTCGTCGCGTTCCAGCTGAACGCCGACATCGGCGCGGACGAGGACTTCGACTACGACGAACAGGTCGCCCTGTACCTGCCGCCCGACAACCTCGTCGTGCTGGAAGAAGCGTGA
- a CDS encoding ABC transporter permease, which yields MLTVRRFFATLGPGVLWLAAFLIVPALVMLGYSFLTRTDLAQVGTPWTLESWGRVFGYDALFQEWTGDNVRVLWRSVWVATLSTALCVLMGYPLAFYIARQDARRKNLLLLLLIIPFWTNFLIRVYAWILILRPFDLVPSLTATLLGMVYAFVPFFVLPVYSSVEKIDWRLLEAAEDLGATPARAFMTAVFPQTLPGLVAGILLTFIPALGTFVVSDILGGAKTALVGNLIQNQFGQAGDWPYGSALSFLLMGAVLLGLWAYARVAGQKGLEELV from the coding sequence GTGCTGACGGTCCGGCGTTTCTTCGCCACGCTGGGGCCGGGCGTGCTGTGGCTGGCCGCGTTCCTGATCGTGCCTGCGCTGGTGATGCTGGGGTACTCGTTCCTGACGCGCACGGATCTGGCGCAGGTGGGCACCCCGTGGACGCTGGAGAGCTGGGGGCGGGTGTTCGGCTACGACGCGCTGTTCCAGGAGTGGACCGGGGACAACGTGCGGGTGCTGTGGCGCAGCGTGTGGGTCGCCACCCTGAGTACGGCGCTGTGCGTGCTGATGGGCTACCCGCTGGCCTTCTACATCGCCCGGCAGGACGCGCGGCGCAAGAACCTGCTGCTGCTGCTGCTGATCATCCCGTTCTGGACGAACTTCCTGATCCGCGTGTACGCCTGGATCCTGATCCTGCGCCCGTTCGATCTGGTGCCCAGCCTGACCGCCACGCTGCTGGGCATGGTGTACGCGTTCGTGCCGTTCTTCGTGCTGCCCGTGTACTCCAGCGTCGAGAAGATCGACTGGCGCCTGCTGGAGGCCGCCGAGGACCTCGGCGCGACGCCCGCGCGGGCGTTCATGACGGCCGTGTTCCCGCAGACCCTGCCGGGCCTGGTGGCCGGCATCCTCCTGACGTTCATTCCCGCGCTGGGCACCTTCGTCGTCAGCGACATCCTGGGCGGCGCGAAAACGGCCCTGGTGGGGAACCTCATCCAGAACCAGTTCGGGCAGGCGGGCGACTGGCCCTACGGCAGCGCCCTGAGCTTCCTGCTGATGGGCGCCGTCCTCCTGGGCCTGTGGGCCTACGCCCGGGTGGCCGGCCAGAAGGGCCTGGAGGAACTCGTATGA
- a CDS encoding ABC transporter permease translates to MIRRTHPALSAWAWLVYAFLYLPIMVLVVFSFNDSRFGATWAGFTTKWYGVLFARADVREALAHTLEIALLSTLVSTVLGTLVGLGLWRYTLRFRTALTGLLVLPIVVPDVVMGVSLLMFYSFVRQGLERLGWTFDNGFWTVLLAHVTFQISYVALTVRSRLAGYGPELEEAARDLGATGLQSFTQVVLPLALPGVLAGALLAFTLSLDDFVVTYFASGSGFSTLPVLIYTNVKRGVTPDINALSALLVLVTVVAIVAANALLRPRRDT, encoded by the coding sequence GTGATCCGGCGGACGCATCCGGCCCTGAGCGCGTGGGCGTGGCTGGTGTACGCGTTCCTGTACCTGCCGATCATGGTGCTGGTGGTGTTCTCGTTCAACGATTCGCGCTTCGGGGCGACCTGGGCAGGCTTCACCACCAAGTGGTACGGGGTGCTGTTCGCCCGCGCGGACGTGCGCGAGGCGCTGGCGCACACGCTGGAGATCGCCCTGCTCAGCACGCTGGTCAGCACGGTGCTGGGCACGCTGGTGGGCCTGGGTCTGTGGCGGTACACGCTGCGGTTCCGCACGGCCCTGACCGGGCTGCTGGTCCTGCCCATCGTCGTGCCGGACGTGGTGATGGGCGTCAGTCTGCTGATGTTCTACTCGTTCGTCCGGCAGGGCCTGGAACGCCTGGGCTGGACGTTCGACAACGGCTTCTGGACGGTGCTGCTGGCGCACGTGACCTTCCAGATCAGTTACGTGGCGCTCACCGTCCGCTCGCGGCTGGCCGGGTACGGCCCGGAACTGGAGGAGGCCGCGCGGGACCTGGGCGCCACCGGCCTGCAGTCGTTCACTCAGGTGGTCCTGCCGCTGGCCCTGCCGGGCGTACTGGCGGGCGCGCTGCTGGCATTCACGCTGTCCCTGGACGACTTCGTGGTCACGTACTTCGCGAGCGGCTCCGGCTTCAGTACCCTGCCGGTCCTGATCTACACGAACGTCAAGCGCGGCGTGACGCCCGACATCAACGCCCTGAGTGCGCTGCTGGTGCTGGTCACGGTGGTCGCCATCGTCGCCGCGAACGCCCTGCTGCGCCCCCGGAGGGACACGTGA
- a CDS encoding spermidine/putrescine ABC transporter substrate-binding protein: MKRAALLAGAGLLLLTGCYRVQKPAVSAPDAPITRGDGKTLRVFIWSEYIDPDLVKAFEKQNGVRVVLDTFESNEAMLAKLQGGGAQYDLAVPSNYVVQTMVRAGLLRPLDRARLKNLKNIAPGFLNADYDPGNVYSVPYQYAATGLAYNRQRYVPQDTWAEIFGPDDRRSFVLLDDPREVIGAALKYLGFSANTTRVEELRAARDLLRRAVAKKGFQGFDGGPGTRNKLLARTVDLGQIYVGDLLIATEEDENVQVLLPRQGTTISMDTLVVLKRSPNPALAHRFIDFILDAENGAQLSNYTYYATPNAAARPYLDDFLKDIPALNPPAAWLTDGRLDFIGELPSGRPQRLYDRIWTELKSR; this comes from the coding sequence GTGAAGCGGGCCGCGCTGCTGGCCGGTGCGGGGCTGCTCCTCCTGACCGGCTGTTACCGCGTGCAGAAACCGGCGGTCTCCGCGCCCGACGCACCCATCACGCGCGGCGATGGAAAGACCCTGCGGGTGTTCATCTGGTCGGAGTACATCGACCCGGATCTGGTGAAGGCCTTCGAGAAGCAGAACGGCGTGCGGGTCGTGCTGGACACCTTCGAGAGCAACGAGGCGATGCTCGCCAAGCTGCAGGGGGGCGGGGCGCAGTACGACCTCGCGGTCCCCAGCAACTACGTCGTGCAGACCATGGTCCGCGCCGGACTGCTGCGACCCCTCGACAGGGCGCGGCTGAAGAACCTGAAGAACATCGCCCCCGGCTTCCTGAACGCCGACTACGACCCGGGCAACGTGTACTCCGTGCCGTACCAGTACGCCGCGACCGGACTGGCCTACAACCGGCAGCGGTACGTGCCGCAGGACACCTGGGCCGAGATCTTCGGCCCGGACGACCGCCGCTCGTTCGTGCTGCTCGACGATCCGCGCGAGGTGATCGGCGCGGCCCTGAAGTACCTGGGGTTCAGCGCGAACACCACCCGCGTCGAGGAACTGCGCGCCGCGCGGGACCTGCTGCGCCGCGCGGTCGCCAAGAAGGGATTCCAGGGCTTCGACGGCGGCCCCGGCACCCGCAACAAGCTGCTGGCCAGGACGGTGGATCTGGGGCAGATCTACGTCGGTGACCTCCTGATCGCCACCGAGGAAGACGAGAACGTGCAGGTCCTCCTGCCCCGCCAGGGCACCACCATCAGCATGGACACCCTGGTCGTCCTGAAACGCAGCCCCAACCCCGCACTGGCCCACCGCTTCATCGACTTCATCCTGGACGCAGAGAACGGCGCGCAGCTCAGCAACTACACCTACTACGCCACCCCGAACGCCGCCGCCCGCCCGTACCTGGACGACTTCCTGAAGGACATCCCGGCCCTGAACCCGCCCGCCGCGTGGCTCACGGACGGCCGCCTGGACTTCATCGGCGAACTGCCCTCGGGCCGCCCGCAGCGGCTGTACGACCGCATCTGGACGGAACTCAAGAGCCGCTGA
- a CDS encoding PhoX family protein: MTSQDKVEASFWHRLLDTRLTRRAALGSAAATAAAVSLPLNIAEAAANNGGPTTVDARQAKPQTNAPFRPVPVTGADALTLPAGYRYQVLAPWGEKFTNDGREIGFNHDYVGYFPIDMLEGGQSSTDALLTINHEYVNALFVGGDTKERTPAQVRAEMEAVGVSVVRVRREGGEWKVVPDARNRRIDALTDIELTGPVRGTAPVKGATMVKGTVGNCSGGQTPWGTLLTCEENVDGYTKAWAGSGYEAMHQGWVTEIDPFDPKWTPRKRTAMGRFRHENVALTVAPDGRVVGYMGDDMQDACVYKFVSRGRYNPADRAANLRLLEDGDLYVANFGNGSWVLLDYDRNPKLRDAKGADGKTLFASQADVLADARASALAVGGTPVDRPEDIEIHPRTGEVYVSLTNNSKHGNYFGQIIKFREAKDDWTATTFLWEVFAVGGPQSGFASPDNLVFDPYGNLWMVTDNSDLSTNPIKEFHGNNAMFFFATEGPNAGKAQRFAIGPVDAEMTGPVWSPDGRTLFLSIQHPGEDSESLDKLRSNFAAKPGSRVPRPTLVAIEGFPGWKA; encoded by the coding sequence ATGACCTCACAGGACAAGGTTGAAGCCAGCTTCTGGCACCGTCTGCTCGACACCCGCCTGACCCGCCGCGCGGCCCTCGGCAGCGCCGCCGCGACGGCCGCCGCCGTCAGCCTGCCGCTGAACATCGCCGAGGCGGCCGCCAACAACGGCGGCCCCACCACCGTGGACGCCCGCCAGGCCAAACCGCAGACGAACGCGCCGTTCCGGCCGGTGCCCGTGACGGGCGCCGACGCCCTGACACTGCCCGCCGGATACCGCTACCAGGTGCTGGCCCCGTGGGGTGAGAAGTTCACGAACGACGGGCGCGAGATCGGCTTCAACCACGATTACGTGGGGTACTTCCCGATCGACATGCTCGAGGGTGGCCAGAGCAGCACCGACGCCCTGCTGACCATCAACCACGAGTACGTCAACGCGCTGTTCGTGGGCGGCGACACCAAGGAGCGCACGCCCGCGCAGGTGCGGGCCGAGATGGAGGCCGTGGGCGTGAGCGTGGTGCGGGTCCGCCGGGAGGGGGGCGAGTGGAAGGTCGTACCGGACGCCCGCAACCGTCGCATCGACGCGCTGACCGACATCGAACTGACCGGCCCGGTGCGCGGCACGGCCCCCGTGAAGGGCGCCACGATGGTCAAGGGCACCGTCGGCAACTGCTCGGGCGGGCAGACGCCGTGGGGCACGCTGCTGACCTGCGAGGAGAACGTCGACGGGTACACCAAGGCCTGGGCGGGCAGCGGATACGAGGCCATGCACCAGGGCTGGGTGACCGAGATCGACCCCTTCGATCCCAAGTGGACGCCCAGGAAACGCACCGCCATGGGCCGCTTCCGGCACGAGAACGTGGCGCTCACGGTCGCGCCGGACGGCCGCGTGGTCGGGTACATGGGCGACGACATGCAGGACGCCTGCGTGTACAAGTTCGTGTCGCGCGGCCGGTACAACCCGGCCGACCGCGCCGCGAACCTGCGCCTGCTGGAGGACGGGGACCTGTACGTGGCGAACTTCGGGAACGGCAGCTGGGTGCTGCTGGACTACGACCGCAACCCGAAACTCAGGGACGCCAAGGGCGCGGACGGCAAGACGCTGTTCGCCAGTCAGGCGGACGTGCTGGCCGACGCCCGCGCCAGCGCCCTGGCGGTCGGCGGGACGCCCGTGGACCGCCCGGAGGACATCGAGATTCACCCCCGCACCGGCGAGGTGTACGTCTCCCTGACGAACAACTCCAAGCACGGCAACTACTTCGGGCAGATCATCAAGTTCCGTGAGGCGAAGGACGACTGGACCGCCACGACGTTCCTGTGGGAGGTGTTCGCGGTGGGCGGCCCGCAGAGCGGGTTCGCCAGCCCCGACAACCTGGTGTTCGACCCGTACGGGAACCTGTGGATGGTCACGGACAACAGCGACCTGAGCACCAACCCCATCAAGGAATTCCACGGGAACAACGCCATGTTCTTCTTCGCGACCGAAGGCCCGAATGCCGGGAAGGCGCAGCGCTTCGCGATCGGCCCGGTGGACGCCGAGATGACCGGCCCCGTCTGGAGCCCCGACGGCAGGACGCTGTTCCTGTCCATCCAGCACCCCGGCGAGGACAGCGAGAGCCTGGACAAGCTGCGCTCGAACTTCGCGGCGAAACCCGGCAGCCGCGTGCCGCGCCCCACGCTGGTCGCCATCGAGGGCTTCCCCGGATGGAAAGCGTGA